In Sphingobacterium sp. PCS056, the following proteins share a genomic window:
- a CDS encoding DoxX family protein: MNLIHKIEHWGDTHHPRWIDYLRILVGILILIKGLSFVGDLDRVSSLVQQVNYTIYIWGGVHYIVFAQIVGGLFIIFGFQTRLATIVLLPILFGAVFFINLTNGFSFLNGELWLSVVVLLMLILFLVMGSGKYSLDNLMNKPGYNREI, from the coding sequence ATGAACCTTATTCACAAAATCGAACACTGGGGAGATACCCATCATCCCAGATGGATAGATTATCTACGGATATTAGTAGGTATTTTGATCCTAATCAAAGGACTTAGTTTTGTAGGCGATCTTGATCGCGTCAGTTCCTTGGTGCAGCAAGTGAATTATACCATCTATATATGGGGAGGTGTGCACTATATTGTTTTTGCTCAAATTGTCGGTGGTTTGTTTATCATTTTTGGTTTCCAAACCCGATTAGCGACAATTGTCTTGTTGCCCATTTTATTTGGAGCAGTTTTCTTTATTAACTTAACAAATGGATTTAGTTTTTTAAACGGGGAACTGTGGCTATCTGTTGTTGTCTTGCTTATGCTCATATTATTTCTGGTGATGGGATCGGGTAAATATTCACTAGACAATTTGATGAATAAACCAGGTTACAACAGGGAAATTTAA
- the purL gene encoding phosphoribosylformylglycinamidine synthase, producing the protein MIHFFVNPSDIVYGVQTLQDLSTNDISKLNWLFGNANKIEKETLNDYYVGPRAAMITPWSTNAVEITQNMGIEGIIRIEEFRKVQADFHDFDPMISQKYEALTQEMYTIDIAPESILEIEDIDAYNKQEGLSLNPEEVQYLSDLATKLDRKLTDSEVFAFSQANSEHCRHKIFNGTFIIDGEEQPTSLFKLIKKTSETNPNEIVSAYKDNVAFVKGPRITQFAPQSADKPDFYAEKEFDSVLSVKAETHNFPTTVEPFSGAATGSGGEIRDRLAGGQGSLPLAGTAVYMTSYSRLEENRPWEQAMEERPWLYQTPMDILIKASNGASDFGNKFGQPLITGSVLTFEHEEDARKLGFDKVIMQAGGIGYGKLDQAKKHTPKVGDKIVILGGENYRIGMGGAAVSSADTGAFGSGIELNAIQRSNPEMQKRAANAVRGMVESDHNPIVSIHDHGAGGHLNCLSELVEETGGLIDLDALPVGDPTLSAKEIIGNESQERMGLVIGEKDIETLKRVADRERSPMYTVGDVTGDHRFTFESKTTGEKPMDYALEDFFGSSPKTIMSDKTIVRNYEDVNYSTENIPTYLNQVLQLEAVASKDWLTNKVDRCVGGRVAKQQCVGPLQLPLNNVGVMALDYKGKEGVATTVGHSPVAAIIDPAAASRTAIAESLSNLVFAPIKNGLAGVSLSANWMWACNNEGEDARLYKAVKACSDFALELGINIPTGKDSLSMKQKYPNGDHVIAPGTLIVSAAGNCTDITQVIEPVLNKNSGSIYYINLSKDSFKLGGSSFAQILNKIGKEVPTIQDGAYFKTAFNTIQDLIKAGQIEAGHDIGSGGLITTLLELTFADVDLAANYDLSGLGEADTVKALFNENIAVVLQAKDDAIFESTLTAAGVEAVKIGEAIAGTEVSFKNNADTFTFNVIETRDTWYKTSFLLDSKQSKNGTAQERYNNYKNQPLNFVFPNHFTGLQPALDQSKPRPKAAIIREKGSNSEREMANAMFLAGFDVKDVHMTDLISGRENLEDIQFIGAVGGFSNSDVLGSAKGWAGAFLYNEKAKTALENFFNRPDTMSVGICNGCQLFMELELINPEHEVHGKLIHNTSQKHESNFVSVTVQENNSIMLSTLAGTTLGVWISHGEGKFNLPQEESAYQIVAKYAYEAYPANPNDSDYNTAMLCDKTGRHLVTMPHIERSTFQWNWANYPKGRQDEVTPWLEAFVNARNWIAENKK; encoded by the coding sequence ATGATTCATTTCTTTGTGAACCCAAGCGACATCGTTTACGGTGTGCAAACCCTACAAGATTTATCTACCAATGATATCTCTAAACTAAACTGGCTATTTGGAAACGCTAACAAAATCGAAAAAGAAACTCTAAACGATTATTATGTTGGTCCTCGTGCAGCTATGATTACTCCCTGGAGTACAAATGCTGTGGAGATCACCCAAAACATGGGTATTGAAGGCATCATTCGAATAGAAGAATTCCGAAAAGTACAAGCTGATTTTCATGATTTCGATCCAATGATTTCTCAAAAATATGAGGCATTGACACAAGAAATGTACACCATCGATATTGCGCCAGAATCTATTCTGGAAATTGAGGATATCGATGCTTATAATAAACAAGAAGGCCTTTCTTTAAATCCGGAGGAAGTACAGTATCTTTCGGACTTAGCGACAAAACTAGACCGTAAGTTGACCGACTCTGAAGTATTTGCTTTTTCACAGGCAAACTCCGAACACTGTCGTCACAAAATATTCAACGGTACTTTTATTATCGATGGCGAAGAACAGCCGACTTCATTATTCAAACTGATTAAGAAAACATCCGAAACCAATCCTAATGAGATCGTTTCGGCATATAAAGACAACGTTGCTTTTGTTAAAGGCCCACGGATCACACAATTTGCACCACAATCGGCAGATAAACCTGATTTTTATGCTGAAAAGGAATTTGATTCTGTTCTTTCCGTAAAAGCGGAAACACATAATTTCCCAACGACCGTAGAACCATTCTCAGGTGCCGCAACGGGTTCTGGAGGTGAAATCCGCGACCGCTTAGCTGGGGGTCAAGGTTCTTTACCTTTGGCTGGAACTGCCGTTTACATGACTTCTTACTCTCGTCTGGAAGAAAACCGCCCTTGGGAGCAAGCGATGGAAGAACGCCCTTGGTTGTACCAAACTCCGATGGATATTTTAATCAAAGCATCAAATGGTGCTTCCGACTTTGGAAATAAATTTGGCCAGCCTTTGATCACAGGTTCGGTATTAACATTCGAACATGAAGAAGATGCGCGCAAATTAGGTTTTGACAAAGTAATCATGCAGGCTGGTGGTATTGGTTACGGTAAATTGGATCAGGCTAAGAAACATACGCCAAAAGTTGGTGACAAAATTGTTATTCTAGGTGGCGAAAATTACCGTATCGGTATGGGTGGAGCAGCCGTTTCTTCTGCAGATACAGGAGCTTTCGGTTCGGGCATCGAGTTGAATGCGATTCAACGTTCAAATCCAGAAATGCAAAAACGTGCTGCAAATGCAGTTCGTGGTATGGTGGAATCTGATCATAATCCAATTGTATCTATTCACGATCATGGTGCAGGTGGTCACTTAAATTGTCTTTCAGAACTTGTTGAGGAAACTGGAGGTTTAATTGATTTGGACGCTTTACCTGTAGGTGACCCTACCCTTTCGGCGAAAGAAATCATCGGCAATGAATCTCAGGAAAGAATGGGATTGGTCATTGGTGAAAAAGATATCGAAACATTAAAACGTGTTGCTGACCGTGAACGCTCACCGATGTATACCGTGGGTGATGTAACGGGCGATCACCGCTTTACTTTCGAATCCAAAACAACGGGTGAAAAACCAATGGATTATGCCTTGGAAGATTTCTTTGGTTCGTCTCCAAAAACAATCATGAGCGACAAGACAATTGTCAGAAATTATGAAGATGTAAACTACAGTACCGAAAATATTCCAACTTACTTAAATCAAGTCCTACAACTGGAAGCAGTGGCATCTAAGGACTGGTTAACTAATAAAGTAGACCGCTGTGTTGGTGGTCGTGTAGCGAAACAGCAGTGCGTCGGTCCATTGCAATTACCACTGAATAACGTTGGGGTAATGGCATTAGATTATAAAGGTAAGGAAGGTGTGGCCACCACTGTAGGGCACTCTCCTGTGGCAGCAATTATCGACCCAGCAGCTGCAAGTAGAACGGCTATTGCCGAATCTTTGTCAAACTTAGTGTTTGCTCCTATTAAAAATGGCCTTGCAGGTGTATCACTTTCGGCAAACTGGATGTGGGCTTGTAACAATGAGGGTGAAGATGCGCGTCTATATAAAGCTGTAAAAGCTTGTTCTGATTTTGCTTTAGAATTAGGAATCAATATCCCGACTGGAAAAGATTCGCTATCGATGAAACAAAAATACCCGAACGGTGACCATGTGATCGCGCCTGGTACTTTGATTGTTTCTGCAGCTGGTAATTGTACCGATATTACACAAGTTATTGAACCTGTATTAAACAAAAATTCGGGATCGATCTATTATATCAATCTATCAAAAGATAGTTTCAAATTAGGGGGTTCTTCATTTGCTCAGATCTTAAACAAAATTGGTAAAGAAGTGCCAACGATTCAAGATGGAGCCTATTTCAAAACAGCATTTAATACCATCCAAGATCTAATTAAAGCAGGACAAATTGAAGCAGGTCATGATATTGGTTCTGGTGGTTTGATCACGACTTTATTGGAATTGACATTTGCCGACGTTGATTTAGCCGCAAATTATGATTTGTCAGGCTTAGGTGAGGCTGATACGGTAAAAGCATTGTTTAATGAAAATATCGCTGTTGTTTTACAAGCAAAAGATGATGCTATTTTTGAAAGCACATTGACTGCGGCTGGAGTTGAAGCGGTGAAAATTGGTGAAGCGATCGCTGGCACAGAAGTTTCATTTAAAAATAATGCGGATACATTTACTTTCAATGTAATCGAAACACGTGATACGTGGTATAAAACTTCTTTCCTATTGGATTCAAAACAATCTAAAAATGGAACGGCACAAGAGCGTTATAACAATTACAAAAATCAACCATTGAATTTTGTATTCCCGAATCATTTCACGGGATTGCAACCTGCACTAGACCAATCAAAGCCTAGACCAAAAGCGGCTATTATCCGTGAGAAAGGTTCCAACTCTGAACGAGAAATGGCTAACGCCATGTTCCTAGCAGGATTTGATGTGAAAGATGTCCACATGACGGATTTAATTTCGGGACGCGAAAACCTAGAAGACATCCAATTTATCGGTGCTGTTGGTGGGTTCTCCAATTCTGATGTATTAGGGTCAGCAAAAGGATGGGCTGGTGCATTTTTATATAATGAAAAAGCTAAAACAGCGTTAGAAAATTTCTTCAACCGCCCTGATACGATGTCAGTAGGTATCTGTAACGGATGTCAATTGTTTATGGAACTGGAATTGATCAATCCTGAACATGAGGTTCATGGTAAATTGATCCACAATACCTCACAGAAGCATGAGTCCAATTTCGTATCGGTTACCGTTCAAGAAAATAACTCGATCATGTTATCAACCTTAGCGGGTACAACTTTAGGGGTATGGATTTCACATGGTGAAGGAAAATTCAATTTGCCTCAGGAGGAGTCCGCTTACCAAATCGTAGCAAAATATGCTTACGAAGCATATCCGGCAAACCCGAATGACTCTGATTATAATACAGCAATGCTTTGCGATAAAACGGGTCGCCATTTGGTCACTATGCCACATATTGAGCGTTCTACATTCCAATGGAATTGGGCTAACTATCCAAAAGGACGTCAAGATGAAGTAACGCCATGGTTAGAGGCATTTGTTAATGCGCGCAACTGGATCGCAGAAAATAAAAAATAG
- the pheT gene encoding phenylalanine--tRNA ligase subunit beta, translating into MNISYKWLKDHIDIDTKPEELSLILTNVGLEVEVLDVVQSIPGGLAGLVIGEVKSCEQHPNADKLKVTTVDVGQADLLHIVCGAPNVAVGQKVIVATVGSTVHPTSGEPFKINKSKIRGEVSEGMLCGEDEVGLGNSHAGIVELPLDAQVGTLVKDFYHIEDDYRYEIGLTPNRADAASHLGVARDIAAFYRKEMKASDLSLFKEGTGINTEVVVENHAGSPRYSGINISGVQVKESPDWLKERLNVIGIRPINNIVDVTNFILHDLGQPLHAFDQDKIAGNKIVVRQAKQDELFTTLDAVERKLSAEDLVIADAEKPMCIAGVFGGAHSGVSESTTNIFLESAYFNAVSVRKTAKRHQLKTDSSFRYERGTDPNITVNALKKAAILIQEVAGGHISSQITDLYPSEITPFAFHVSYPNVRRLIGQDIPDEEIKSIIVALGIGIEQESTDGLDVLVPAYRVDVTREVDVIEEVLRIYGYNNVELKPQIKSSLNTSEKPDKEVVLNQLADLLIANGFRETLSNSLTKLDYADDEATAVRLCNPLSSDLDTMRQNTLFSALTTVSYNQKRRNSDLKIFEFGKTYAIDGEGYKEKQHLSIAISGKLEVEQWNNSKQSVNFYNLKAVVDLILKRLKIEGLQLEDAPADHYAYGLSYLKGTKALVTFGAVSTAALTKADVEGQVFFADFDWDQLLKIIRKNVIKFKEVSKFPAVKRDLSLLIDEAVTFKQLETIAYKTERKLLKEVKVFDVYKGDKIPAGKKSYALSFMIEDDEKTLMDKQIDAIVQKLILNFEKEVSAEVRG; encoded by the coding sequence ATGAATATTTCATATAAGTGGCTTAAAGATCATATTGATATCGATACCAAACCAGAGGAGTTATCTTTAATTCTAACGAACGTTGGGCTGGAGGTAGAGGTATTAGATGTGGTGCAAAGTATACCTGGAGGATTAGCGGGATTGGTCATCGGCGAAGTGAAATCTTGTGAACAACACCCCAATGCAGATAAATTGAAAGTGACGACGGTTGATGTCGGTCAAGCAGATTTATTACACATTGTGTGTGGTGCTCCAAACGTTGCAGTAGGTCAAAAAGTGATTGTCGCAACTGTTGGTTCCACTGTTCACCCAACAAGTGGCGAGCCCTTTAAAATCAATAAATCAAAAATTCGTGGTGAAGTTTCTGAAGGAATGCTTTGTGGTGAAGATGAAGTTGGCTTGGGCAATTCACATGCCGGCATCGTCGAGTTGCCATTGGATGCTCAGGTAGGTACACTTGTTAAAGATTTTTATCATATAGAGGACGACTATCGTTATGAAATTGGTTTAACACCAAATCGTGCAGATGCAGCTTCACACCTTGGAGTGGCTCGTGATATTGCCGCTTTCTATAGAAAAGAAATGAAAGCTTCTGATCTTTCTTTATTTAAAGAAGGAACAGGGATCAACACGGAGGTTGTTGTTGAAAATCATGCAGGAAGTCCACGTTACTCAGGTATCAATATCTCAGGAGTACAAGTAAAAGAATCCCCTGATTGGTTAAAGGAACGCTTGAATGTCATCGGTATCCGTCCGATTAACAATATTGTAGATGTTACGAATTTTATCTTGCATGATCTTGGACAACCCTTGCATGCCTTTGATCAAGACAAGATCGCAGGTAATAAGATCGTTGTGCGACAAGCAAAGCAAGACGAGCTGTTCACGACATTGGACGCTGTAGAGCGCAAACTATCCGCAGAAGATCTTGTTATTGCCGATGCTGAAAAGCCAATGTGTATTGCCGGTGTTTTCGGTGGTGCTCATTCAGGTGTGTCGGAGTCTACGACAAATATATTTTTAGAGTCCGCCTATTTTAATGCCGTTTCTGTTCGTAAAACAGCGAAACGTCATCAATTAAAAACAGATTCTTCATTCCGATATGAAAGAGGAACAGATCCGAATATCACGGTAAATGCACTCAAAAAAGCAGCTATCCTGATTCAAGAAGTGGCTGGTGGACATATTAGTTCTCAGATCACAGATCTTTACCCATCAGAAATAACACCTTTTGCTTTTCATGTAAGCTATCCTAATGTACGTCGATTGATCGGTCAGGATATCCCAGATGAGGAGATCAAATCCATTATAGTAGCCTTGGGTATCGGTATCGAGCAAGAATCAACCGATGGTCTGGATGTTTTAGTTCCAGCTTACCGTGTAGATGTCACCCGTGAAGTGGATGTTATCGAAGAAGTATTGCGTATTTATGGATATAATAACGTGGAATTAAAACCACAGATCAAATCTTCCTTAAATACGTCTGAAAAGCCAGATAAAGAAGTTGTTTTAAATCAATTGGCAGATCTGTTAATTGCCAATGGTTTTAGAGAGACCCTTTCAAACTCGTTAACAAAGTTAGATTATGCAGATGACGAAGCTACAGCTGTTCGTCTATGCAATCCGCTGAGTTCAGACTTGGATACCATGCGTCAAAATACGTTGTTTTCTGCTTTGACAACGGTTTCATACAATCAAAAAAGAAGAAATTCGGATTTAAAAATCTTTGAATTTGGAAAGACTTATGCGATTGATGGCGAAGGGTACAAAGAAAAGCAGCATTTGTCTATTGCTATCAGTGGTAAACTGGAAGTGGAGCAATGGAACAACAGCAAGCAATCTGTTAATTTCTATAATCTCAAAGCGGTCGTTGATCTGATCTTAAAAAGATTAAAAATCGAAGGACTTCAATTGGAAGATGCGCCTGCCGATCATTATGCCTATGGCCTCAGTTATTTGAAAGGTACAAAAGCATTGGTCACCTTTGGTGCGGTATCCACTGCAGCATTGACAAAAGCGGATGTAGAAGGACAGGTGTTTTTTGCAGATTTTGACTGGGATCAACTCTTGAAGATCATCCGTAAAAATGTCATCAAATTTAAAGAGGTATCTAAGTTTCCTGCGGTGAAACGCGACCTATCGCTGTTAATTGATGAAGCTGTTACCTTCAAGCAACTGGAAACAATAGCGTATAAGACCGAGCGTAAACTGTTGAAAGAAGTCAAAGTATTTGATGTTTATAAAGGAGATAAAATTCCTGCAGGCAAAAAATCTTATGCTTTAAGTTTTATGATCGAAGATGATGAAAAAACTTTAATGGACAAACAAATTGACGCAATAGTTCAAAAATTAATTCTTAACTTTGAGAAAGAAGTAAGCGCAGAAGTGCGTGGTTAA
- a CDS encoding cell division protein ZapA, translated as MGEISIKINIADRVYPLRVDIAEEEIIRHAAKLINEKVKELQDSYTVRDKQDLLSMCVLQYATGMLKAERQVQTQDQGLEQSVHELDQLLSNFFTK; from the coding sequence ATGGGAGAGATTTCCATCAAAATAAATATCGCTGATCGCGTGTATCCGCTTCGTGTAGATATAGCAGAGGAGGAAATTATCCGCCATGCAGCGAAATTGATTAATGAAAAAGTAAAAGAGTTACAGGATAGTTATACTGTTCGTGATAAGCAAGATTTATTGTCGATGTGTGTGCTTCAATATGCAACAGGAATGTTGAAAGCGGAGCGACAGGTACAGACACAAGATCAAGGTTTAGAGCAATCGGTTCATGAACTGGATCAACTATTATCTAATTTCTTTACAAAATAA
- the rny gene encoding ribonuclease Y, which produces MDIAIYIILSLIVGIAIGRYLLALMFTKQTQEAQEKVKSIIKEADQEAEHLKKKKLLEAKEKFLQLKSEHEKEVSQRNNTISQKENTLRQKEQSVNQKLENLNREKQELDATRKQLEKLVEVNESKSEEVEQIKLQHIKQLEGIAGVTAEEAKNQLVDSLREEARSQAISQIKDIVDEAKLTATKEAKKVVIQTIQRTATESAIENTVSIFNIENDEIKGRIIGREGRNIRALEAATGVEIIVDDTPEAIILSGFDPVRREIARLALHRLVTDGRIHPARIEEVVAKTRTQIEDEIVEIGERTAIDLGIHGLHPELIRMVGRMRYRSSYGQNLLQHSREVANFAATMAAELGLNVKHAKRAGLLHDIGKVPDDNPELPHAILGMQLAEKYKEHPDVCNAIGAHHDEVEMTAMISPIVQACDAISGARPGARREVVESYIKRLKELEDLALSYPGVEKTFAIQAGRELRVIVESEKISDAQAEILAADISNRIQTEMTYPGQIKVTVIREIRSVAYAK; this is translated from the coding sequence ATGGACATCGCAATTTATATCATACTTTCTCTGATTGTTGGTATTGCAATTGGCCGTTATCTTTTAGCTCTTATGTTTACTAAACAAACACAAGAAGCTCAAGAAAAGGTGAAAAGCATTATAAAAGAAGCCGATCAAGAAGCAGAACATCTGAAAAAGAAAAAACTATTAGAAGCAAAAGAAAAGTTTCTACAGTTGAAATCAGAGCATGAAAAAGAGGTCAGCCAACGCAATAATACCATCAGTCAAAAGGAAAATACCTTACGTCAGAAAGAACAATCAGTCAACCAGAAGCTTGAAAACTTAAACCGTGAAAAGCAAGAATTAGACGCTACACGCAAGCAACTTGAAAAGCTTGTTGAAGTCAATGAAAGTAAGTCTGAAGAAGTCGAGCAGATCAAATTACAACATATCAAGCAATTAGAAGGTATTGCTGGGGTGACCGCTGAAGAAGCTAAAAACCAATTGGTAGATTCACTACGCGAAGAAGCTCGCTCTCAAGCGATTAGTCAAATTAAAGATATCGTTGACGAAGCTAAATTGACAGCAACTAAAGAAGCAAAGAAAGTCGTTATCCAGACCATACAACGTACGGCAACTGAATCTGCGATTGAAAACACCGTTTCGATTTTTAATATTGAAAATGATGAAATCAAAGGACGTATTATCGGACGTGAAGGACGTAATATCCGTGCTTTAGAAGCAGCAACCGGTGTTGAGATCATTGTAGACGATACACCTGAAGCCATTATTTTATCTGGTTTTGATCCAGTACGTCGTGAAATCGCACGTTTAGCTTTACATCGTTTGGTCACAGATGGACGTATCCACCCGGCACGTATCGAAGAGGTCGTCGCAAAAACACGTACGCAGATTGAAGACGAAATTGTGGAAATTGGTGAACGTACAGCTATTGACTTAGGTATTCACGGTTTACATCCGGAATTGATCCGTATGGTAGGCCGTATGCGTTACCGTTCTTCTTATGGACAGAATCTATTGCAACACTCACGTGAGGTCGCAAATTTTGCCGCAACAATGGCTGCAGAATTGGGCTTAAATGTGAAACACGCAAAACGAGCTGGTCTTTTACACGATATTGGTAAAGTGCCTGACGATAATCCTGAATTGCCACACGCGATTTTAGGGATGCAGTTGGCCGAAAAATACAAGGAGCATCCTGATGTGTGCAACGCAATCGGTGCCCACCATGATGAAGTCGAGATGACTGCTATGATTTCACCAATTGTTCAAGCTTGTGATGCGATCTCTGGAGCGCGTCCAGGAGCACGCCGTGAAGTGGTAGAGAGTTATATCAAACGTCTTAAAGAATTAGAAGATCTAGCATTATCATATCCAGGAGTTGAAAAAACTTTTGCGATACAAGCAGGGCGTGAACTACGCGTTATTGTTGAAAGTGAGAAGATATCAGATGCGCAAGCAGAGATTTTAGCCGCTGATATTTCAAACCGGATTCAGACCGAGATGACCTATCCAGGTCAAATCAAAGTAACTGTTATCCGTGAAATCCGTTCGGTCGCATACGCGAAATAA
- the rlmH gene encoding 23S rRNA (pseudouridine(1915)-N(3))-methyltransferase RlmH — protein sequence MKITLLCIGKTDEKYLIEGIEKYLKRLKFYITFNLVVIPDIKNSKNLTQEQQKEKEAQLLQKYITSHDTVVLLDEFGKEYRSLEFASYLEKHMVQSTQHLIFIIGGPYGFDDQIYQRANQKISLSKMTFSHQMIRLFFVEQTYRAFSILKGEPYHHE from the coding sequence ATGAAAATAACGTTGCTGTGCATTGGGAAAACAGATGAAAAATATTTGATTGAAGGTATTGAAAAATATTTGAAGCGATTAAAGTTTTATATTACCTTTAACTTGGTCGTTATTCCTGATATCAAGAATAGCAAAAATTTGACCCAAGAGCAGCAGAAAGAGAAAGAAGCACAGCTTTTGCAAAAGTATATCACTTCTCATGATACGGTGGTCTTACTGGATGAGTTTGGAAAGGAATATCGTTCTTTGGAATTTGCATCCTATCTGGAAAAGCACATGGTTCAGAGCACGCAGCATCTTATTTTTATCATAGGTGGACCTTATGGTTTCGATGATCAGATCTATCAGCGTGCAAATCAGAAAATATCATTGTCAAAAATGACCTTTTCACATCAGATGATCCGTTTGTTTTTTGTTGAGCAGACGTATCGCGCATTTTCAATATTAAAAGGTGAGCCATATCATCATGAATAA
- a CDS encoding NUDIX domain-containing protein: MFPFNVRVYGILINDNNEVLISDEKTENVSFTKFPGGGLEYGEGLLDALKREYQEECNFDIEVISHIYTTDFYEKSSFNESQIISIYYLIKNTSPIAIRTTSQEFDFEGQEYEDGKAQSFRWVKIDDLQEMSLTFKTDQVAWNVFYRDKK; the protein is encoded by the coding sequence ATGTTTCCTTTTAATGTAAGAGTGTACGGAATTTTGATCAATGATAATAATGAAGTGCTCATCAGCGATGAGAAAACTGAAAACGTATCTTTTACCAAATTTCCCGGAGGAGGTTTAGAATATGGAGAAGGATTACTTGATGCTTTAAAAAGAGAGTATCAAGAAGAGTGTAACTTTGATATTGAAGTCATATCACATATTTATACGACCGATTTTTACGAAAAATCAAGTTTCAATGAAAGTCAAATTATATCCATTTACTATTTAATTAAGAATACCAGCCCCATCGCGATCCGAACGACAAGCCAAGAATTTGATTTTGAAGGACAGGAATATGAAGACGGTAAAGCACAATCTTTCCGTTGGGTAAAAATCGATGATTTACAAGAAATGAGCCTAACTTTTAAAACCGATCAGGTCGCCTGGAATGTTTTTTATAGAGATAAAAAATAA
- a CDS encoding DUF1080 domain-containing protein: MKLKHILPIGLCMFTAACTTQSSPAKQQKKEWISLFNGKNLDNWTVKIHHHEVGENFAHTFRVKDKVIQVNYDGYGDFNEQYGHLYYDTPYSHYHVKLEYRFYGDLQKGAPSYTLRNSGLMFHSQDPKTMPKEQDWPISVEMQFLGGLSDGQPRPTGNMCSPGTDIVYQGKKLESHCLDSSSKTYDGDQWVKAELIVLGDSLITHIINGDTVLQYSEPTIGGGVANRYDPRIKIDGKKLKQGFIALQSEGQPVEFRNIYLKDLSKK, from the coding sequence ATGAAACTAAAACATATATTACCCATTGGCCTCTGCATGTTCACTGCTGCATGTACGACACAGTCAAGTCCCGCAAAACAGCAAAAGAAGGAGTGGATCAGTTTATTTAATGGCAAAAATCTGGATAACTGGACAGTCAAAATCCATCATCATGAGGTCGGAGAAAACTTTGCCCATACTTTTCGTGTAAAAGACAAGGTCATCCAAGTCAATTATGATGGTTATGGCGATTTCAATGAGCAGTATGGTCATCTTTATTACGATACCCCCTACTCCCATTATCATGTCAAATTGGAATATAGGTTTTACGGCGATCTGCAAAAAGGAGCACCCTCTTACACCTTGCGCAATAGTGGTCTGATGTTTCATTCACAAGATCCAAAGACTATGCCCAAAGAGCAGGATTGGCCAATATCGGTTGAAATGCAATTTCTAGGAGGGCTAAGTGACGGTCAGCCAAGGCCAACGGGCAATATGTGTTCCCCAGGGACAGATATTGTGTATCAAGGCAAAAAACTGGAATCACATTGCCTCGATTCATCATCTAAAACATATGATGGAGATCAATGGGTGAAGGCTGAATTAATTGTCCTTGGTGATTCGTTGATTACCCATATCATCAATGGCGATACCGTACTTCAATATAGCGAACCGACCATCGGCGGTGGAGTGGCAAACCGATACGACCCTAGAATAAAAATAGACGGCAAAAAGCTGAAGCAAGGCTTTATCGCATTGCAAAGTGAAGGCCAACCTGTCGAGTTTAGAAATATTTACCTGAAAGATTTATCAAAAAAATAA